From the Microbacterium thalassium genome, one window contains:
- a CDS encoding molybdopterin-dependent oxidoreductase — translation MKLDVNGVPIEADPRPGQCLRTLLREHGHTEVKKGCDAGDCGACAVIVDGEPVHSCIIPAMRADGASVTTAAGLAPGDELHPVQQALLDEFGFQCGFCTPGMSVTASTFGAADVEDLDRRLKGNLCRCTGYRPIRDAIRRSVMGPVRETGPAPSTDAADAGIGRSVSPEPARRVVQGLEPFTFDTDRADEALTLRVLGSPHAHARIVRIDTAAAEAMPGVVAVLTHLDAPATRFSTARHERHTDDPDDTRVLDDVVRFAGQRVAAVVAESAEAADAAVALLDVTYDVLPAVFDPDEARQPGAPLVHPDRTPADRVAEPHRNVLASMHAGRGGDVDDALAASAVTVSGTWHTGRASHAQLETHGALGWLDDDGRLVIRSSTQVPFLTRDELARVFDLAPDRIRVHAARVGGGFGGKQEIFAEDLVTLAVLKTGRPVAYEFARTDEFRRTAVRHPYRVEVSLGATDDGVLTAMKVDVLSNTGAYGNHGAGVLFHSVSESINVYRCPVTHIDAEVVYTNTVPSGAFRGYGLGQVILGVESAFDMLAERLGIDPFELRRINAVRDGDPLLTVHDEPEEDLVWGSYGLDQCLDLAQDALRRGNGVAAPDGWLTGEGMAIALIAGAAPGGHFADATATLRPDGVYEIAAGTAEFGNGTSTVLRQVAATVLQAPPDRIVLRQSDTDLVGHDTGAFASAGIVVAGKAVGRACAALRDHLASGGTEDAEPFVAHGSADAAERSPSFNVHAVRVAVDPDTGSVRVLQSVQSADAGFVMNPAQCRGQVEGGAAQALGGALYEEVLLDDEGAVSNPVFRMYRVPQSADIPDTEVFFAETHDTVGPFGAKSMSESPYNPVAPAVGNAIARALGARPFRQPFTRERVWRLAQGHDEG, via the coding sequence ATGAAGCTCGATGTGAACGGCGTCCCGATCGAGGCGGACCCGCGTCCCGGACAGTGCCTGCGCACGCTCCTGCGCGAGCACGGTCACACCGAGGTCAAGAAGGGCTGCGACGCCGGCGACTGCGGCGCGTGTGCGGTCATCGTCGACGGCGAGCCGGTGCATTCGTGCATCATTCCGGCCATGCGGGCCGACGGCGCCTCGGTGACGACGGCCGCCGGCCTCGCCCCGGGCGACGAGCTGCATCCGGTCCAGCAGGCGCTCCTCGACGAATTCGGCTTCCAGTGCGGGTTCTGCACGCCGGGCATGAGCGTGACCGCCTCGACGTTCGGCGCCGCTGACGTCGAGGACCTCGACCGACGCCTCAAGGGCAACCTGTGCCGGTGCACCGGCTATCGGCCCATCCGCGACGCGATCCGCCGGTCCGTCATGGGCCCCGTGCGCGAGACGGGCCCCGCGCCCTCGACGGATGCCGCGGATGCCGGCATCGGCCGCTCGGTCAGTCCCGAGCCGGCCCGGCGCGTCGTGCAGGGGCTCGAGCCGTTCACGTTCGACACCGATCGCGCGGACGAGGCGCTCACGCTCCGGGTGCTCGGCTCACCCCACGCGCACGCCCGCATCGTCCGGATCGACACCGCCGCCGCCGAGGCTATGCCCGGCGTCGTGGCCGTCCTCACGCACCTCGACGCGCCCGCCACGCGCTTCTCGACGGCGCGCCACGAGCGTCACACCGACGATCCCGACGACACGCGCGTGCTCGATGACGTGGTGCGGTTCGCCGGGCAGCGGGTGGCCGCGGTCGTGGCCGAGTCCGCCGAGGCCGCCGACGCCGCGGTCGCCCTCCTCGACGTGACCTACGACGTGCTGCCCGCCGTCTTCGATCCCGACGAGGCGCGGCAGCCGGGCGCCCCGCTCGTCCACCCCGACCGCACCCCCGCCGATCGCGTCGCCGAGCCGCACCGCAACGTGCTCGCGAGCATGCACGCCGGCCGCGGCGGCGACGTCGACGACGCCCTCGCCGCGAGCGCGGTCACCGTCTCCGGCACGTGGCACACGGGTCGCGCGTCGCATGCCCAGCTCGAGACGCACGGCGCCCTCGGGTGGCTCGACGACGACGGGCGCCTCGTCATCCGCTCCAGCACGCAGGTGCCCTTCCTCACCCGCGACGAGCTCGCCCGCGTCTTCGACCTCGCCCCCGACCGCATCCGCGTCCACGCCGCCCGCGTGGGCGGCGGCTTCGGCGGCAAGCAGGAGATCTTCGCCGAGGACCTCGTCACCCTCGCGGTGCTCAAGACCGGCCGCCCGGTGGCGTACGAGTTCGCGCGCACCGACGAGTTCCGGCGCACCGCCGTGCGGCATCCGTATCGCGTCGAGGTCTCCCTCGGCGCGACCGACGACGGCGTGCTGACGGCCATGAAGGTCGACGTGCTGAGCAACACCGGCGCCTACGGCAACCACGGAGCCGGCGTGCTGTTCCACAGCGTGTCGGAGTCGATCAACGTCTACCGCTGCCCGGTCACGCACATCGACGCGGAGGTCGTGTACACGAACACGGTGCCCTCGGGCGCGTTCCGCGGCTACGGGCTCGGGCAGGTGATCCTGGGCGTCGAGTCTGCGTTCGACATGCTCGCCGAGCGCCTCGGCATCGACCCGTTCGAGCTGCGCCGCATCAACGCCGTGCGCGACGGCGACCCGCTGCTGACCGTGCACGACGAGCCCGAAGAGGATCTGGTGTGGGGCAGCTACGGCCTCGACCAGTGCCTCGACCTCGCGCAGGACGCCCTGCGGCGGGGGAACGGCGTCGCGGCGCCCGACGGCTGGCTCACCGGCGAGGGGATGGCGATCGCCCTGATCGCCGGCGCCGCGCCCGGCGGCCACTTCGCCGACGCCACCGCGACGCTGCGCCCGGACGGCGTGTACGAGATCGCCGCCGGCACCGCCGAGTTCGGCAACGGCACGAGCACCGTCCTGCGGCAGGTCGCGGCGACCGTCCTCCAGGCGCCGCCGGACCGCATCGTGCTGCGCCAGAGCGACACCGATCTGGTCGGCCACGACACGGGGGCCTTCGCCTCGGCCGGCATCGTCGTCGCGGGCAAGGCCGTGGGGCGCGCGTGCGCGGCGCTGCGGGATCACCTCGCGTCCGGCGGCACGGAAGACGCCGAGCCCTTCGTCGCCCACGGCAGCGCGGACGCCGCCGAGCGCTCGCCGTCGTTCAACGTCCACGCCGTGCGCGTCGCCGTCGATCCCGACACGGGCAGCGTGCGCGTGCTGCAGTCGGTGCAGTCGGCGGACGCCGGGTTCGTGATGAACCCGGCGCAGTGCCGCGGGCAGGTCGAGGGCGGCGCCGCGCAGGCCCTCGGCGGCGCCCTGTACGAAGAGGTCCTCCTGGACGACGAGGGAGCCGTGTCGAACCCGGTCTTCCGCATGTACCGCGTGCCGCAGTCGGCAGACATCCCCGACACCGAGGTCTTCTTCGCCGAGACGCACGACACCGTCGGCCCGTTCGGCGCGAAGTCGATGAGCGAGTCCCCCTACAACCCGGTCGCGCCCGCGGTCGGCAACGCCATCGCACGGGCCCTGGGCGCTCGCCCCTTCCGCCAGCCGTTCACGCGCGAGCGCGTGTGGCGCCTGGCTCAGGGGCACGACGAGGGGTGA
- a CDS encoding 8-oxoguanine deaminase: MTRTIIENGHIATVDAAGTEYASGHVVIDDGDIVAVGDGPAPADARDGAEIVDATGCLVTPGLINTHHHLYQWLTRGYAQDAILFDWLTSLYPLWSRIDAGLTGVGAAGAMAVLARSGCTTVGDHHYIFPQGSGDIVGALVESASQVGVRLHATRGSMDLGASQGGLPPDFAVETTDAALAASQEAVERYHDRSRDAMVRIAIAPCSPFSVTADLLREAAVLARSLDVRLHTHASETVEEDAYCLEHFGKSPTQYLEDLGWLGDDVWMAHCVHLDEPAIERYAATGTGVAHCPSSNARLASGIAPVRDLLNAGVPVGLGVDGAASNESGQLGIEVRESVLMNRLRTGSDSMSVRDGLRMATMGGARVLGRQDEIGSLEAGKLADIAVWEVDRIEHAGILDPVAALGLGALPPLKRLFVGGSAVVEDATLVTTDEAALARDVAAASRTLAERL, from the coding sequence ATGACCCGCACCATCATCGAGAACGGCCACATCGCGACCGTCGACGCCGCCGGCACCGAGTACGCCTCGGGCCATGTGGTCATCGACGACGGCGACATCGTCGCGGTGGGCGACGGCCCCGCACCGGCGGATGCCCGCGACGGGGCCGAGATCGTCGACGCGACCGGATGCCTCGTCACCCCCGGCCTCATCAACACGCACCACCACCTGTACCAGTGGCTCACGCGCGGCTACGCCCAGGACGCGATCCTGTTCGACTGGCTGACCAGCCTGTATCCGCTGTGGTCGCGCATCGACGCGGGCCTGACCGGCGTCGGCGCCGCGGGCGCGATGGCGGTGCTCGCCCGATCGGGCTGCACGACCGTCGGCGACCACCACTACATCTTCCCGCAGGGCTCGGGCGACATCGTGGGCGCCCTCGTCGAGTCGGCCTCGCAGGTCGGCGTGCGCCTGCACGCCACACGCGGGTCGATGGACCTGGGCGCATCGCAGGGCGGGCTGCCGCCGGACTTCGCGGTCGAGACGACGGACGCCGCCCTCGCGGCGTCGCAGGAGGCGGTCGAGCGTTACCACGACCGGTCCCGCGACGCGATGGTGCGCATCGCGATCGCCCCCTGCTCGCCGTTCTCGGTCACGGCCGATCTGCTGCGCGAGGCGGCGGTGCTCGCGCGCAGCCTCGACGTGCGCCTGCACACCCACGCGTCCGAGACCGTCGAGGAGGACGCGTACTGCCTCGAGCACTTCGGCAAGAGCCCCACGCAGTACCTCGAAGATCTCGGGTGGCTGGGCGACGACGTCTGGATGGCGCACTGCGTGCACCTCGACGAACCCGCCATCGAGAGATATGCCGCGACCGGCACGGGCGTCGCGCACTGCCCGTCGTCGAATGCGCGGCTGGCCTCGGGCATCGCGCCCGTCCGCGATCTGCTCAATGCCGGGGTCCCGGTCGGGCTCGGCGTGGACGGCGCCGCGTCGAACGAATCCGGGCAGCTCGGCATCGAGGTGCGCGAATCGGTCCTGATGAACCGGCTGCGCACCGGCTCGGACTCGATGAGCGTGCGCGACGGCCTGCGGATGGCGACGATGGGCGGCGCGCGCGTCCTCGGCCGGCAGGACGAGATCGGCTCGCTCGAGGCGGGCAAGCTCGCCGACATCGCGGTGTGGGAGGTCGACCGCATCGAGCACGCCGGCATCCTCGACCCCGTCGCAGCCCTGGGTCTCGGCGCCCTTCCGCCGCTCAAGCGCCTGTTCGTCGGCGGCAGCGCGGTCGTGGAGGACGCCACGCTGGTCACGACCGACGAAGCGGCGCTCGCGCGCGACGTCGCCGCCGCATCGCGCACACTGGCCGAACGGCTCTGA
- a CDS encoding FAD binding domain-containing protein has product MDITSITGFRRAHTRDDLTLAPGEVVMAGGTWLMSEPQPGTTGFVDLTTLDWPDVEVSAAGLRIGATCTIAALRAWAEDRAVVPVPTGWSAVGMIPDAADALLASFKIWNTATVGGNICRAFPAAAMVSLAVGLDAVAEVWTPFGGVAHMPVTEFITGAGENALGPGEVLRAIEIPASALRSRALLRKIALAELGRSGAVVTGRVDEDGAAVFAVTAAVDRPAVFRFAELPDAGSLADAIGAASGYYTDSLGAADWRRGVSIVLAERIRQELAS; this is encoded by the coding sequence ATGGACATCACCAGCATCACCGGCTTCCGCCGCGCGCACACACGCGACGACCTGACGCTCGCCCCGGGAGAGGTCGTCATGGCCGGCGGCACGTGGCTGATGAGCGAACCGCAGCCCGGAACGACCGGGTTCGTCGACCTGACGACGCTCGACTGGCCGGATGTCGAGGTGAGCGCGGCGGGCCTGCGCATCGGCGCGACGTGCACGATCGCGGCGCTGCGCGCGTGGGCCGAGGACCGCGCCGTCGTCCCGGTCCCCACCGGGTGGTCGGCCGTCGGCATGATCCCGGATGCCGCCGACGCTCTGCTGGCGTCGTTCAAGATCTGGAACACCGCCACCGTCGGCGGCAACATCTGCCGCGCGTTCCCCGCCGCCGCGATGGTGTCGCTCGCGGTCGGGCTCGATGCGGTCGCCGAGGTCTGGACGCCGTTCGGCGGCGTCGCCCATATGCCCGTCACGGAATTCATCACGGGCGCCGGCGAGAACGCCCTCGGCCCGGGCGAGGTGCTGCGCGCGATCGAGATCCCCGCATCGGCGCTGCGCTCCCGTGCGCTGCTGCGCAAGATCGCCCTCGCCGAACTCGGCCGCTCCGGCGCCGTCGTCACGGGCCGGGTCGACGAGGACGGCGCCGCCGTGTTCGCCGTCACCGCGGCCGTCGACCGTCCGGCCGTGTTCCGGTTCGCCGAACTCCCCGACGCGGGCTCCCTCGCCGACGCGATCGGCGCGGCATCCGGCTACTACACCGACTCGCTCGGCGCCGCCGACTGGCGACGAGGCGTGAGCATCGTGCTCGCCGAGCGCATCCGGCAGGAGCTGGCGTCATGA
- a CDS encoding HNH endonuclease signature motif containing protein — MEDLLARAEQLGADLLDLVEQIVGAERLAGASDDEAMRFAAAAGQVLRAAEALATGGVDALDQRSNPYAGPERLSARLGCRSVNELVQRSMLIGSASAGRFISAARAVRRDVSPSSGERMPAEFPCMREALIDGAVGLDGTMAVVKALAGVAGIAGREAQRAADAELAASARGCGPDDAPPAVPDDLRAQATVWATYLDQDGSEPAEARAMRKRGIRLGFARDGVVPISGNLLPETAAQFRSICDSIDNPKVDESELAPGRQPDVGGAGPRFRVVESGDEGAESGADDDAARVDVRTREQRHHDALATALTIAAGSGELPQLGGAAPTLVVSVREEDLESGRGRAHLDGEETPVSMAVARHTACAGRIQRVVFDDQGRILSLGILDRVFNHHQRRAIAARDGSCVIPGCRVRAKWCEIHHVDEYADGGPTHTDNGVLLCWFHHRTIDSEGWRVRMNGGVPEVRAPVWWDPAQRWRRSTTSPTRLRDRIARAP, encoded by the coding sequence ATGGAAGACCTCCTCGCCCGCGCCGAACAGCTCGGTGCCGACCTCCTCGATCTGGTCGAGCAGATCGTCGGCGCCGAGCGACTCGCCGGCGCGAGCGACGACGAGGCGATGCGGTTCGCGGCCGCGGCCGGGCAGGTGCTCCGCGCCGCCGAGGCGCTCGCCACCGGCGGCGTCGACGCGCTCGACCAGCGCTCGAATCCGTATGCCGGTCCCGAGCGGCTGAGCGCGCGGCTCGGGTGCCGTTCGGTGAACGAACTCGTGCAGCGCTCGATGCTGATCGGATCGGCGTCGGCCGGGCGATTCATCTCCGCGGCGCGGGCCGTGCGCCGCGACGTGTCGCCGTCGAGCGGCGAGCGGATGCCGGCGGAGTTCCCGTGCATGCGCGAGGCGCTGATCGACGGCGCTGTGGGCCTGGACGGCACCATGGCGGTCGTGAAGGCGCTCGCGGGCGTGGCCGGCATCGCGGGACGAGAGGCGCAGCGCGCCGCCGACGCAGAACTCGCGGCCTCGGCCCGGGGGTGCGGGCCTGACGACGCGCCGCCGGCGGTGCCCGACGACCTCCGCGCGCAGGCGACGGTGTGGGCGACCTACCTCGATCAGGACGGCTCCGAGCCCGCGGAGGCGCGCGCGATGCGCAAGCGCGGCATCCGGCTCGGGTTCGCGCGCGACGGCGTCGTGCCCATCAGCGGGAATCTGCTGCCCGAGACGGCCGCCCAGTTCCGCTCCATCTGCGACAGCATCGACAACCCGAAGGTCGACGAATCCGAGCTCGCACCGGGCCGGCAGCCGGACGTCGGCGGCGCCGGACCGCGGTTCCGCGTGGTCGAGTCCGGCGATGAGGGAGCGGAGTCCGGCGCGGATGACGATGCCGCGCGAGTGGACGTGCGCACGCGCGAACAGCGGCACCACGACGCGCTCGCGACCGCTCTGACGATCGCCGCGGGTTCCGGCGAGCTGCCGCAGCTGGGCGGGGCGGCCCCCACGCTCGTGGTGTCGGTGCGAGAGGAAGACCTCGAGTCCGGTCGCGGACGCGCCCACCTCGACGGCGAGGAGACGCCGGTGTCGATGGCCGTCGCCCGCCACACGGCGTGCGCGGGGCGGATCCAGCGCGTGGTCTTCGACGACCAGGGGCGCATCCTGTCGCTCGGCATCCTCGACCGCGTCTTCAATCACCACCAGCGGCGCGCGATCGCGGCCCGCGACGGCTCGTGCGTCATCCCGGGGTGCCGCGTGCGCGCGAAGTGGTGCGAGATCCACCACGTCGACGAGTACGCCGACGGCGGCCCGACGCACACCGACAACGGCGTCCTGCTGTGCTGGTTCCACCACCGCACGATCGACAGCGAAGGGTGGCGGGTCCGCATGAACGGGGGAGTGCCCGAGGTGCGCGCCCCCGTCTGGTGGGATCCGGCGCAGCGATGGCGGAGGTCCACGACCTCGCCCACCCGGCTGCGCGATCGGATAGCGCGGGCGCCGTAA
- a CDS encoding XdhC family protein, whose amino-acid sequence MLELANELLSLVRAGTPVATVTVTHVARSAPRGIGAAMAVTADGAVIGSISGGCVESDAVALALTALATGRGHTARFGFSDADAHAAGLACGGQVDVLATALDPADAVVMRALEDAAADRPAALALRVTGPHAGRALDLGRLRAGRDRTTRIDLDRALALREGIALPGADDGADVLVIAHAPRPHLIILGAGEHASALCRVGSAAGFSVTVCDAWETLVTRERFPDAARLVVGAPHEHLASLSPDQLDARTAICVLTHDERLDIPALRQALSMPVGFVGAMGARRTVAHRADLLRSAGVDDVDLARLHSPLGLDLAGTSPDETALSVLAEIVASRHGGSGAPLRERTGPLHRNTGASSPDGDRTTPDAEPAAADAGRHTASCAAPAPGTRPRTAGARE is encoded by the coding sequence ATGCTCGAGCTGGCGAACGAACTTCTGTCGCTGGTGCGGGCGGGAACCCCCGTCGCCACCGTGACCGTCACGCACGTCGCGCGCAGTGCCCCGCGGGGCATCGGCGCCGCGATGGCGGTCACCGCCGACGGGGCCGTCATCGGATCCATCTCGGGCGGCTGCGTCGAGAGCGACGCCGTGGCACTGGCGCTGACAGCCCTCGCCACCGGCCGCGGCCACACCGCACGCTTCGGCTTCAGCGACGCCGACGCCCACGCCGCCGGACTCGCGTGCGGCGGTCAGGTCGACGTGCTCGCGACGGCGCTCGACCCCGCCGACGCCGTCGTCATGCGCGCGCTCGAGGACGCCGCCGCCGACCGCCCCGCCGCCCTCGCACTGCGCGTGACCGGTCCGCACGCGGGACGCGCGCTGGACCTGGGCCGACTGCGCGCCGGCCGCGACCGCACGACGCGCATCGACCTCGACCGCGCGCTGGCGCTGCGCGAGGGTATCGCGCTGCCCGGCGCGGACGACGGGGCCGACGTGCTGGTGATCGCCCATGCGCCGCGCCCGCACCTGATCATCCTCGGGGCCGGCGAGCACGCCTCGGCCCTGTGCCGCGTCGGCTCGGCAGCCGGCTTCTCGGTCACCGTGTGCGACGCGTGGGAGACCCTGGTCACCCGCGAACGCTTCCCGGATGCCGCCCGCCTCGTCGTCGGCGCTCCCCACGAGCACCTCGCGAGCCTCTCCCCCGACCAGCTCGACGCGCGCACGGCGATCTGCGTCCTCACCCACGACGAGCGCCTCGACATCCCGGCGCTGCGCCAGGCTCTGTCGATGCCGGTCGGGTTCGTCGGAGCCATGGGCGCGCGCCGCACGGTCGCGCATCGCGCCGACCTCCTGCGCTCCGCAGGCGTCGACGACGTCGACCTGGCACGCCTCCACTCCCCGCTCGGCCTCGACCTCGCCGGCACCTCGCCGGACGAGACGGCGCTGTCGGTCCTCGCCGAGATCGTCGCGTCCCGGCACGGCGGCAGCGGCGCGCCGCTGCGCGAGCGCACCGGACCGCTTCACCGGAACACCGGAGCGTCCTCCCCCGACGGCGACCGCACGACACCAGACGCCGAACCCGCCGCCGCCGATGCCGGCCGCCACACCGCCTCGTGCGCCGCACCGGCGCCGGGCACCCGCCCCCGCACCGCAGGAGCCCGCGAATGA
- a CDS encoding nucleotidyltransferase family protein, which yields MRACGLVLAAGAGSRFGGPKGLARTASGEAWVALSVRMLREGGCDDVLVAVGARGDEVAGLVPGGAAVVAVPEWSDGLSATVRAGMRAAADTGADVVVVVPVDTPELPASAVARVVAAARGGVAAGAGSGAGAGVAADAAGAGAAAGPGSGPGEVTGAGAGSGDVAGSRGALVQALYGGRPGHPVVIGVDHLQRLEAALRGDRGAGAYLAEHGARRIECGDLWSGRDVDRR from the coding sequence ATGCGGGCATGCGGACTCGTGCTGGCGGCCGGCGCCGGATCGCGGTTCGGCGGGCCGAAGGGGCTGGCCCGGACGGCTTCCGGCGAGGCGTGGGTCGCGCTGTCGGTGCGGATGCTGCGCGAGGGCGGATGCGACGACGTGCTCGTGGCGGTCGGTGCGCGCGGCGACGAGGTCGCGGGCCTCGTCCCCGGCGGAGCGGCGGTGGTGGCGGTGCCGGAGTGGAGCGACGGGCTGTCGGCGACGGTGCGCGCGGGGATGCGGGCGGCGGCGGACACGGGTGCCGACGTGGTGGTCGTCGTGCCGGTGGACACTCCGGAGCTGCCGGCTTCCGCTGTGGCGCGTGTCGTGGCGGCCGCGCGGGGCGGTGTCGCCGCGGGTGCGGGGTCGGGGGCGGGTGCCGGTGTCGCCGCGGACGCCGCGGGTGCGGGTGCGGCGGCTGGTCCGGGGTCGGGTCCAGGTGAGGTGACTGGTGCGGGTGCGGGCTCGGGCGACGTCGCGGGGTCGCGCGGGGCCCTCGTGCAGGCCCTGTACGGCGGGCGGCCGGGGCACCCGGTGGTCATCGGCGTCGATCATCTGCAGCGTCTGGAGGCGGCGCTGCGCGGGGACCGCGGGGCCGGTGCCTACCTCGCGGAACACGGCGCGCGGCGGATCGAGTGCGGTGACCTGTGGAGCGGCCGCGACGTCGATCGGCGCTGA